One Acidimicrobiales bacterium DNA segment encodes these proteins:
- a CDS encoding nitroreductase family protein, giving the protein MELDRVVRTRRMVRAFADRPVSPEVVDGLLDLARRSPSAGHTQPWSFVVLSGAEETARLWDVTLPEPRRAGFRWQGLLSAPVVVVPLVSPGAYVSRYAEPDKSSTGLGGSTDAWPVPYWWVDGGMAVQTLLLAAVDAGLGALFYGLFDHEAAALSALGVPDGWRALGAVALGYPAPDEPGASASRPRRPLDDVVHRGGW; this is encoded by the coding sequence TTGGAGCTCGACAGGGTCGTTCGTACCCGACGGATGGTCCGCGCTTTTGCGGACCGTCCGGTGTCGCCCGAGGTGGTGGACGGCCTGCTCGACCTGGCACGCCGCTCGCCGTCGGCGGGGCACACGCAGCCGTGGTCGTTCGTGGTCCTGTCGGGCGCCGAGGAGACGGCTCGCCTGTGGGACGTGACGCTCCCTGAGCCCCGCCGGGCGGGTTTCCGCTGGCAGGGCCTGCTGTCGGCCCCGGTCGTCGTCGTGCCGCTGGTGTCGCCGGGCGCCTACGTGTCCCGCTACGCCGAGCCCGACAAGTCGTCGACGGGCCTGGGCGGCTCGACCGACGCCTGGCCGGTGCCCTACTGGTGGGTCGACGGTGGGATGGCGGTGCAGACCCTGCTCCTCGCCGCGGTCGACGCCGGCCTGGGTGCTCTGTTCTACGGCCTGTTCGACCACGAGGCGGCGGCGCTGTCGGCGCTCGGGGTCCCCGACGGCTGGCGGGCCCTCGGCGCCGTCGCCCTCGGCTACCCCGCACCCGACGAGCCCGGTGCGTCTGCCTCGCGCCCCCGCCGCCCGTTGGACGACGTGGTCCACCGGGGCGGCTGGTAG